A window of Cohnella herbarum contains these coding sequences:
- a CDS encoding response regulator: protein MENKTAVRKIKVLLADDHQLFREGLKRILNMENDLEVIGECGDGIQVLEFCNKEKPDVVLLDINMPTENGVVATERLRDIFPEIKVIILSIHDDESYVFETLRKGATGYLLKDMEAESLINAIRTVAEGHAYIHPKVTGKLINQLRRMTYLDEIGATSGAAASRETVTKFIPRGNNPLTRREAEVLRLMAEGKSNKTIGENLFISEKTVKNHVSSILQKMEVDDRTQAVINSIKYGWVTL, encoded by the coding sequence ATGGAGAATAAAACGGCTGTACGTAAGATTAAAGTACTCCTTGCCGATGATCATCAGCTTTTTCGGGAAGGGCTTAAGCGAATACTAAACATGGAGAACGATTTGGAGGTCATCGGAGAATGCGGTGACGGAATCCAGGTACTCGAGTTCTGCAACAAAGAAAAGCCGGACGTTGTCCTGCTCGACATCAACATGCCGACGGAGAACGGCGTAGTGGCGACCGAGAGGCTTCGCGATATTTTTCCGGAGATCAAGGTGATCATCCTCTCTATCCACGATGACGAGAGCTATGTGTTCGAAACTCTTCGCAAGGGCGCGACGGGTTATCTGCTCAAGGACATGGAAGCGGAATCGCTCATCAATGCCATCCGCACGGTGGCGGAGGGACATGCATACATACATCCAAAGGTAACGGGCAAATTGATCAATCAGCTTCGCCGGATGACCTATCTCGACGAGATCGGCGCGACGTCCGGAGCTGCGGCCAGCCGGGAGACGGTTACGAAATTCATCCCGCGCGGCAACAACCCGCTTACTCGCCGCGAAGCGGAGGTGCTTCGCTTGATGGCCGAAGGCAAGAGCAACAAGACCATCGGAGAAAATCTCTTCATCAGCGAGAAAACGGTCAAAAACCACGTCAGCAGCATTTTGCAGAAAATGGAAGTGGACGATCGTACGCAAGCGGTTATCAACTCGATCAAATACGGCTGGGTTACTCTTTAA
- a CDS encoding sensor histidine kinase, whose product MDLHVDQIDRVIQNAISVMEDSKVQVFEICEVARRELLTLNQELETVLRDTSETIDKVDRLERDYRLARIRLTEVSRDFVRFSEQDIKSAYEKATQLQLDLMVYREKENYLKARRDELQQRAKNVELSIERADTINLQMSVVLDYLSGDLTQVTRILESAKNRQMIGLKIILAQEDERKRIAREIHDGPAQSLANLVLRTEIAERLLDTKDLEVVRSELIDLKSQIRIGLEEIRKIIFNLRPMALDDLGLVPTLRKFVQDFEEKTRIRAVFDTSGKEKRLPSAMEAAMFRLVQEGFNNALKHAQPTFVSLEMIFLENTIQLLIEDNGVGFSMDQIEARAKSHANFGLIGMKERVELLQGKIDFDSKIGQGTQIRINVPIKAESGKELIAHGE is encoded by the coding sequence ATGGATTTACATGTGGACCAAATAGATCGCGTGATCCAGAATGCGATCTCCGTTATGGAAGATAGCAAAGTTCAAGTTTTTGAAATTTGCGAGGTCGCCCGACGAGAACTTCTTACCCTAAACCAAGAGCTGGAAACCGTATTAAGAGATACCTCGGAAACGATAGATAAGGTAGACCGACTGGAGCGGGACTATCGTCTTGCGCGAATCCGGCTCACGGAAGTGAGTCGGGATTTCGTAAGGTTCTCCGAGCAGGATATTAAATCCGCTTACGAGAAGGCAACCCAGTTGCAACTGGATCTGATGGTGTACAGGGAGAAAGAAAACTACCTGAAAGCCCGTCGGGACGAGTTGCAGCAACGCGCGAAAAACGTAGAGCTTTCCATCGAAAGAGCGGATACAATTAATTTGCAGATGAGCGTCGTGCTTGACTACTTATCCGGCGATCTGACTCAAGTGACCCGCATTTTAGAATCGGCGAAAAATCGGCAAATGATCGGACTCAAGATCATATTGGCTCAGGAAGACGAGCGTAAACGGATCGCTAGGGAAATTCATGACGGTCCGGCGCAATCTCTGGCCAATCTGGTGCTGCGAACGGAAATCGCGGAGAGATTGCTCGATACGAAAGACCTTGAGGTCGTTCGCAGCGAACTCATCGATCTGAAATCTCAAATCCGCATCGGTTTGGAAGAAATCCGTAAAATCATTTTCAACCTTCGACCGATGGCTTTGGATGACTTGGGACTAGTGCCTACTCTCCGGAAATTCGTCCAGGATTTCGAGGAGAAGACGAGGATCAGGGCGGTTTTCGATACATCGGGTAAAGAGAAGCGACTGCCTAGCGCCATGGAAGCCGCGATGTTCAGGCTTGTGCAAGAAGGGTTCAATAACGCTTTGAAGCACGCTCAGCCGACATTCGTGTCGCTCGAAATGATTTTTCTCGAAAATACGATACAGTTACTGATAGAAGACAACGGTGTTGGTTTTAGTATGGATCAGATAGAAGCCAGAGCGAAATCTCACGCTAATTTCGGTTTGATCGGAATGAAAGAACGCGTAGAGTTACTTCAAGGGAAAATCGATTTCGATTCTAAAATAGGGCAGGGCACCCAAATCAGGATCAACGTCCCCATTAAAGCGGAGTCAGGAAAGGAGTTAATCGCACATGGAGAATAA